In Triticum aestivum cultivar Chinese Spring chromosome 5B, IWGSC CS RefSeq v2.1, whole genome shotgun sequence, the following proteins share a genomic window:
- the LOC123111592 gene encoding glucan endo-1,3-beta-glucosidase 5, translating into MAAWAALLAVVLALSCARERRLLAADAAVGVNWGTLSSHRAPPAVVVDLLRANRIGKVKLFDADAGVLRALARSGIEVMVGLTNGELAGIAGSPAAADAWVAQNVSRYVGRGGGVDIRYIAVGNEPFLTSYQGQFLSYVIPAMTNIQQSLVKANLASYVKLVVPCNADAYEGAVPSQGVFRTELTQIMTQLAAYLSSNGAPFVVNIYPFLSLYQNSDFPEDYAFFEGSTHPLVDGSNVYYNAFDGNFDTLISALGKLGYGQLPIAIGEVGWPTQGAPSANLTAARAFNQGLINRIMSNKGTPLRPGVPPSDVYLFGHLDEEQKSVLPGNFERHWGIFSFDGQAKYPLNLGLGNRVLRNAKEVPYLPSRWCVANPAQSLDKASTHLKLACDMADCTTLYYGGSCNGIGEKGNVSFAFNSYYQMQKQDAKSCDFDGHGMITFLDPSMGECRFLVGIDDSKSSAAASCGHCCGVLCGVSIFTLWVFLYLRMMGSA; encoded by the exons atggccgcctgggcggcgctCCTGGCCGTCGTCCTGGCGCTGTCGTGCGCGCGGGAGCGGCGGCTCCTGGCGGCCGACGCGGCCGTGGGGGTCAACTGGGGCACCCTGTCGTCGCACCGCGCgccgccggcggtggtggtggacctCCTGCGCGCGAACCGGATCGGGAAGGTCAAGCTCTTCgacgccgacgccggcgtgctgcgcGCGCTCGCGCGCAGCGGCATCGAGGTCATGGTCGGCCTCACCAACGGCGAGCTCGCCGGCATCGCGGGGTCACCGGCGGCCGCCGACGCCTGGGTCGCGCAGAACGTCTCGCGCTACGTCGGCCGCGGCGGCGGTGTCGACATCCG GTATATTGCTGTGGGAAATGAGCCATTTCTGACAAGCTACCAGGGTCAATTTCTGTCATACGTTATTCCAGCAATGACAAACATTCAGCAATCACTGGTGAAGGCTAATCTTGCTAGCTACGTGAAACTAGTAGTCCCGTGCAACGCCGACGCATACGAGGGTGCCGTTCCGTCGCAAGGAGTGTTCAGGACTGAATTGACCCAGATAATGACCCAGCTCGCCGCTTATCTCAGTTCAAATGGAGCTCCGTTCGTGGTCAATATCTACCCATTCCTCAGTCTTTACCAGAATTCCGACTTCCCAGAAGATTATGCCTTCTTTGAGGGATCAACTCATCCACTTGTAGATGGCTCCAACGTGTACTACAATGCTTTCGACGGCAATTTCGACACGTTGATTTCTGCTCTGGGTAAACTCGGCTATGGGCAACTACCCATTGCAATTGGCGAGGTGGGTTGGCCGACTCAGGGAGCACCAAGTGCAAACTTGACTGCAGCAAGGGCATTCAACCAAGGACTCATCAACCGTATCATGAGCAACAAAGGGACTCCTCTCCGCCCTGGTGTACCCCCGTCTGATGTCTATCTTTTTGGCCATCTTGATGAGGAGCAGAAGAGTGTACTACCTGGAAACTTTGAGCGACACTGGGGGATCTTTTCATTTGATGGACAGGCCAAGTACCCGTTAAACCTTGGGTTAGGCAACCGAGTTCTGAGGAATGCTAAAGAGGTGCCCTATCTTCCGTCGCGGTGGTGCGTCGCGAACCCGGCTCAGAGCCTGGACAAGGCGTCAACTCACTTGAAGCTTGCTTGCGACATGGCGGATTGCACCACTCTCTACTACGGAGGGTCGTGCAACGGCATCGGGGAGAAGGGCAACGTTTCCTTTGCTTTCAACAGCTACTACCAGATGCAGAAGCAGGATGCCAAGAGCTGTGACTTTGATGGGCATGGGATGATAACTTTCCTTGATCCATCCATGGGTGAATGCCGCTTTCTTGTTGGCATCGATGATAGCAAGAGCTCTGCGGCCGCCTCTTGCGGCCATTGCTGCGGGGTCTTGTGTGGGGTGTCGATTTTCACTCTGTGGGTGTTCTTGTACCTTAGGATGATGGGCTCTGCTTGA